A window of Mycolicibacterium fluoranthenivorans contains these coding sequences:
- a CDS encoding NarK family nitrate/nitrite MFS transporter — MTVTENSALETLAPPAAHQGKHWIHDWRPEDPEFWSTTGKPIARKNLIFSIFAEHIGFSVWLLWSIVVVQMTAGAGGAPAASGFALTTTQALWLVAVPSGVGALLRLPYTFAVPVFGGRNWTVVSALLLLIPCLGLAWAVSDPTINFGVLLLIAATAGFGGGNFASSMANISFFYPEKEKGWALGLNAAGGNIGVAVAQKIIPLVVTIGAGVTLSYAGLFYVPFAVAAAICAFLFMNNLAEAKADVKPVWQSLRHTDTWIMSLLYIGTFGSFIGYSAAFPTLLKAVFGRGDIALTWAFLGAAIGSIARPLGGKLSDRIGGARITALSFVMLAVGAAVALWSVQAKNLPVFFAAFMFLFVATGIGNGSTYRMISKIFRIKGEDAGGDPATMVHMRRQAAGALGIISSVGAFGGFIVPLAYAWSKSAFGNIQPALQFYVVFFIALLVVTWFFYLRKGTRMGQVGV, encoded by the coding sequence GTGACCGTCACCGAAAACTCGGCGCTCGAGACCCTCGCGCCGCCCGCAGCGCACCAAGGTAAACACTGGATTCACGACTGGCGTCCCGAAGATCCCGAATTCTGGTCCACCACAGGCAAACCCATCGCCCGCAAGAACCTGATCTTCTCCATCTTCGCCGAACACATCGGATTCTCGGTCTGGTTGTTGTGGAGCATCGTCGTGGTGCAGATGACGGCGGGGGCCGGTGGCGCTCCCGCCGCATCTGGCTTCGCGCTGACCACCACCCAGGCACTGTGGCTGGTGGCGGTGCCAAGTGGCGTGGGAGCGTTGTTGCGGCTGCCGTACACCTTCGCGGTGCCGGTCTTCGGCGGCCGTAACTGGACTGTGGTCTCGGCGCTCCTGCTGCTGATTCCATGCCTGGGGCTCGCGTGGGCGGTGTCCGACCCCACCATCAACTTCGGCGTTCTGTTGCTTATCGCCGCGACAGCTGGATTCGGCGGCGGCAACTTCGCGTCCTCGATGGCCAACATCTCATTCTTCTATCCGGAGAAGGAGAAGGGTTGGGCGTTGGGCCTGAATGCCGCCGGTGGCAACATCGGTGTGGCTGTGGCGCAGAAGATCATCCCACTCGTCGTGACGATCGGAGCCGGCGTCACCCTGTCGTATGCCGGCCTGTTCTACGTCCCGTTCGCCGTGGCGGCGGCGATCTGCGCCTTCCTGTTCATGAACAACCTCGCCGAGGCCAAAGCCGACGTCAAACCGGTGTGGCAGTCGTTGCGGCACACCGATACCTGGATCATGTCACTGCTCTACATCGGTACGTTCGGATCGTTCATCGGTTACTCCGCGGCTTTCCCGACGCTGCTCAAGGCCGTGTTCGGTCGCGGGGATATCGCGTTGACGTGGGCCTTCCTCGGTGCGGCTATCGGGTCGATCGCCCGACCACTCGGCGGCAAACTGTCCGATCGCATCGGCGGCGCACGCATCACGGCACTGAGCTTCGTCATGCTCGCGGTCGGCGCGGCCGTCGCGCTGTGGTCGGTACAAGCCAAGAACTTGCCGGTGTTCTTCGCGGCGTTCATGTTCTTGTTCGTCGCCACCGGTATCGGAAACGGCTCCACCTACCGGATGATCTCGAAGATCTTCCGGATCAAAGGTGAGGATGCCGGCGGCGATCCGGCGACGATGGTTCACATGCGCCGTCAGGCGGCAGGCGCGCTCGGCATCATTTCCTCGGTCGGCGCGTTCGGTGGCTTCATCGTGCCGCTGGCCTACGCTTGGTCGAAGAGCGCATTCGGCAACATTCAGCCGGCGCTTCAGTTCTACGTCGTCTTCTTCATCGCCCTTCTCGTCGTGACATGGTTCTTCTACCTACGCAAGGGCACACGGATGGGACAGGTCGGCGTATAG
- a CDS encoding bifunctional nitrate reductase/sulfite reductase flavoprotein subunit alpha, with protein MSVKTRTACSYCGVGCGIEVTTKADPVSGLPVIAQVNGDKLHPTNFGRLCTKGATHAELMAATDGRLTAALVRAERGAEAVSTPVDEAVAEAGRRLRAIIDEHGPDAVALYVSGQMSIEAQYLATKLAKGYLRTVHIESNSRLCMASAGTGYKQSLGADGPPGSYTDFDHADLFFVIGANMADCHPILFLRMADRIKAGAKLIVVDPRRTATADKADLYLQINPGTDLALLNGLLHLLVDNGDIDHQFIAEHTQGWADMPAFLADYPPARVAAITGIPEADIRTAATMIAEAGEWMTCWTMGLNQSTHGTWNTNAICNLHLATGAICRPGSGPMSLTGQPNAMGGREMGYMGPGLPGQRSVLSAEDRAFCEEQWGLEPGTIRTDVGPGTVAMFEQAAAGDIKACWIICTNPIASVPNRSTVITGLETAELVITQDPYHDTATNRYADIVLPAALWAESDAVMINSERNLTLLQQSVPPLGDARPDWELICAVAGALGFGDDFDYKSSSDIFDEIRRFANPRTGYDLRGASYERLRETPLQWPCPPEDAEDRHPIRYVNDGVSQTLFVDDAGNRPRLAFATPSRKAVFFARPHMDARELPDDDYPMVLNTGRLQHQWHTMTKTGRVAKLNKLNGSPFVEIHPDDAAAQGITERCQVELTSRRGRAVLPPLITDRVQPGSVWVPFHWNDEHGEHLTINALTNDAVDADSLQPELKVCAVALRPVAPVLPTAPSHPLAEALGLHGVAVGLTDDEKVYVAGFLSGLSAGSTGTPVLPGAAPVRPAARLWIDGLLAGMYSRTGAAVSDTAVLEAVAPGPLVMWASQTGTAEEFAAQVAGRLTGARLVTMNDVTLDELATAGEVLIVTSTFGDGGPPDNGADFWQRLESADAPALPGLRYAVLGIGDRAYDNFCGHAKTLDARLAALGATRVLDCVECEAYDDAPMKAWAEQVAGIVGTDTPPAPSNPVLTTTTSDTVPAPLSRNAPLLAPLSRNIRLTPESARKEVRQFGFDISEHVAEHGTSYAAGDSLGVFVTNSDEAVASWLACTGLTGSEIVEVDGTDTDLRSALTSSYDICRITPNLLRFVADRLPKAARRLRGPKEELDRWLGGCNGLDIVEEFRVEAEADEWLDALVRLTPRQYSICSSPLVSPTEVQLTVSVVRYQSARGTSRHGVASTYLADRAHAARVFIQRSPNFRPPAESQTPMIMVGPGTGIAPFRGFLQERRALGHTGRNWLFFGDQHRSENFYYRDDLEHMVADGLLNHLDLAFSRDQAARIYVQHKMLDAGAELWRWMEDGAHFYVCGDAAHMAKDVDTALTTIIKRHGGLSDEQAHDYKRELVADKRYVRDVY; from the coding sequence ATGTCGGTGAAAACGCGGACCGCGTGCTCGTATTGCGGGGTCGGCTGCGGCATCGAAGTCACCACCAAGGCCGACCCGGTCAGCGGCCTCCCGGTGATCGCCCAGGTCAACGGCGACAAACTGCATCCGACCAACTTCGGCAGGCTGTGCACCAAGGGGGCCACCCACGCCGAGTTGATGGCCGCCACGGACGGCCGGCTGACCGCGGCGCTGGTGCGCGCCGAACGCGGCGCCGAGGCCGTCTCCACCCCCGTCGACGAGGCCGTCGCCGAAGCCGGCCGGCGGCTGCGCGCCATCATCGACGAGCACGGCCCCGACGCGGTGGCGCTCTACGTCTCGGGCCAGATGTCGATCGAAGCCCAGTACCTGGCCACCAAACTCGCCAAGGGCTATCTGCGCACCGTGCACATCGAGTCGAATTCGCGCCTGTGCATGGCCAGTGCGGGCACCGGCTACAAACAGTCCCTGGGAGCCGACGGCCCGCCCGGTTCCTACACCGACTTCGACCACGCCGACCTGTTCTTCGTCATCGGCGCGAACATGGCCGACTGCCATCCCATCCTGTTCCTGCGGATGGCCGACCGGATCAAGGCCGGCGCCAAGCTCATCGTGGTCGACCCCCGGCGCACCGCCACCGCCGACAAGGCCGACCTGTACCTGCAGATCAATCCGGGCACGGATCTCGCGCTGCTCAACGGGTTACTGCACCTACTCGTCGACAACGGCGATATCGATCATCAGTTCATCGCCGAACACACCCAGGGCTGGGCGGACATGCCGGCGTTCCTCGCCGACTATCCGCCCGCCCGGGTCGCCGCGATCACCGGTATCCCGGAGGCCGACATCCGCACGGCCGCAACCATGATCGCCGAGGCCGGCGAGTGGATGACCTGCTGGACCATGGGCCTGAACCAGAGCACCCACGGCACCTGGAACACCAACGCGATCTGCAATCTGCACCTGGCCACCGGTGCCATCTGCCGCCCCGGCAGCGGCCCCATGTCGCTCACCGGTCAGCCCAATGCCATGGGCGGTCGCGAAATGGGCTATATGGGACCGGGTCTGCCGGGCCAGCGCTCCGTGCTGTCGGCCGAGGACCGCGCGTTCTGCGAGGAGCAATGGGGACTGGAGCCCGGCACCATCCGCACCGACGTCGGACCGGGTACGGTCGCGATGTTCGAGCAGGCCGCCGCGGGGGATATCAAGGCCTGCTGGATCATCTGCACCAATCCCATCGCCTCGGTGCCCAACCGCAGCACGGTGATCACCGGCCTGGAGACGGCCGAACTCGTGATCACCCAGGACCCGTATCACGACACCGCCACCAACAGGTACGCCGATATCGTGCTGCCGGCTGCGCTGTGGGCCGAGTCCGATGCCGTGATGATCAACTCCGAGCGCAACCTGACCCTGTTACAGCAGTCGGTGCCGCCACTGGGCGACGCCCGCCCGGACTGGGAACTGATCTGCGCGGTGGCCGGAGCCCTCGGTTTCGGCGACGATTTTGACTACAAGTCCAGCTCGGACATCTTCGACGAGATCCGCCGGTTCGCCAATCCGCGTACCGGTTACGACCTGCGCGGTGCCAGCTACGAGCGGCTGCGCGAGACCCCGCTGCAGTGGCCGTGCCCGCCGGAGGACGCCGAGGACCGCCATCCCATCCGGTATGTGAACGACGGTGTGTCCCAGACACTGTTCGTCGACGACGCCGGGAACCGGCCCCGGCTGGCCTTCGCGACGCCGTCGCGCAAGGCGGTGTTCTTCGCGCGGCCGCATATGGACGCCCGTGAGTTGCCCGACGACGACTACCCCATGGTGCTCAACACCGGACGTCTGCAACACCAGTGGCACACCATGACCAAGACCGGCCGGGTCGCCAAACTGAACAAGCTCAACGGCTCGCCCTTCGTGGAGATCCACCCCGATGACGCGGCCGCGCAGGGCATCACCGAGCGCTGCCAGGTGGAGTTGACCTCACGTCGCGGGCGGGCGGTATTGCCGCCGCTGATCACCGACCGGGTGCAGCCGGGCAGCGTGTGGGTGCCGTTCCACTGGAACGACGAGCACGGCGAACATCTGACCATCAACGCTCTCACCAACGACGCGGTGGACGCCGACTCGCTGCAGCCCGAACTCAAGGTGTGCGCGGTGGCGCTGCGCCCTGTCGCGCCGGTGCTGCCCACCGCGCCGAGCCACCCGCTGGCAGAGGCACTGGGACTGCACGGTGTCGCCGTGGGCCTCACCGACGACGAAAAGGTCTACGTCGCAGGCTTTCTCAGCGGTCTGAGCGCCGGCTCCACCGGGACGCCGGTATTGCCGGGCGCAGCACCCGTGCGCCCCGCGGCACGATTGTGGATCGACGGTCTGCTCGCCGGCATGTACTCCCGAACCGGCGCAGCGGTGAGCGATACCGCTGTGCTGGAGGCCGTGGCACCGGGCCCGCTGGTGATGTGGGCATCGCAGACCGGCACCGCCGAGGAGTTCGCGGCACAGGTGGCCGGCCGACTCACCGGTGCACGGCTGGTGACGATGAACGATGTCACGCTCGACGAACTGGCGACGGCCGGCGAAGTCCTGATCGTGACAAGTACCTTCGGTGACGGTGGCCCACCGGACAACGGGGCCGACTTCTGGCAGCGTTTGGAATCGGCCGACGCCCCCGCACTGCCGGGGTTGCGCTACGCCGTGCTGGGTATCGGGGACCGGGCCTACGACAACTTCTGCGGGCACGCCAAGACGCTGGATGCCCGGCTGGCCGCACTCGGCGCCACCCGGGTGCTCGACTGCGTCGAATGTGAGGCGTACGACGACGCCCCGATGAAGGCCTGGGCCGAGCAGGTCGCCGGCATCGTCGGGACGGATACGCCACCGGCGCCGAGCAACCCCGTGCTGACCACGACCACATCCGACACCGTGCCGGCCCCGCTCAGCCGGAACGCACCGCTGCTCGCGCCGTTGAGCCGCAATATCCGGCTCACCCCGGAGTCGGCACGAAAAGAGGTGCGCCAGTTCGGCTTCGACATCTCCGAGCATGTCGCCGAACACGGTACGAGCTACGCCGCGGGCGACTCCCTGGGCGTGTTCGTCACCAATTCGGATGAAGCGGTGGCGTCCTGGCTCGCCTGCACCGGGCTGACCGGCAGTGAGATCGTGGAGGTCGACGGCACCGACACCGACCTGCGCAGCGCGCTGACATCGTCCTACGACATCTGTCGCATCACCCCCAACCTGCTGCGCTTCGTCGCCGACCGCCTGCCCAAGGCAGCCCGGCGGCTGCGCGGGCCCAAGGAGGAACTCGACAGGTGGCTCGGCGGGTGCAACGGGCTCGACATCGTCGAGGAGTTCAGGGTCGAGGCCGAGGCCGACGAGTGGCTCGATGCCCTGGTGCGACTCACCCCGCGGCAGTACTCGATCTGTTCGAGCCCCCTGGTCAGCCCCACCGAGGTGCAGCTGACGGTGTCCGTCGTGCGATACCAGAGTGCGCGCGGAACGTCACGGCACGGTGTCGCGTCGACCTATCTGGCCGACCGCGCGCACGCCGCGCGCGTCTTCATCCAGCGTTCGCCCAACTTCCGGCCGCCCGCGGAGTCGCAGACGCCGATGATCATGGTGGGCCCGGGTACCGGGATCGCGCCGTTCCGGGGCTTCCTGCAGGAGCGGCGTGCGCTCGGTCACACCGGCCGTAACTGGTTGTTCTTCGGAGATCAGCACCGCTCCGAAAACTTCTACTACCGTGACGATCTGGAACATATGGTCGCCGACGGTCTGCTCAACCACCTGGACCTGGCGTTCTCCCGGGACCAGGCCGCGCGGATCTATGTGCAGCACAAGATGCTCGACGCCGGTGCCGAACTGTGGCGGTGGATGGAGGACGGCGCCCATTTCTACGTGTGCGGTGACGCCGCACACATGGCCAAGGATGTCGACACGGCACTGACGACCATCATCAAACGGCACGGCGGACTGTCCGACGAGCAGGCCCACGACTACAAACGTGAGCTGGTCGCCGACAAGCGCTATGTCCGCGACGTGTACTGA
- a CDS encoding M20/M25/M40 family metallo-hydrolase: MPPRWPKPSAASGGRKGDVTRPEDEVVDLVSSLIRFDTSNTGDPDTTKGEAECAHWVAAQLEEVGYETEYIEAGAPGRGNVFARLPGRDRSRGALLIHGHLDVVPAEPADWSVHPFSGAVENGYVWGRGAVDMKDMVGMTLAVARHLKREGIVPPRDLVFAFVSDEEHGGTYGCQWLVDHRPDLFEGITEAIGEVGGFSLTVPTRDGGEKRLYLIETAEKGLSWMRLEARGRAGHGSMVHDDNAVTTIAEAVARLGKHQFPIVLAPSVAEFLTAVSEETGYEFDLDSPDLDGTIAKLGGIARIVGATLRDTANPTMLKAGYKANVIPATAEAMVDCRVLPGRKEAFEREIDELIGPNVTRTWERDLPSVETTFDGDLVDAMNAALLAADPGARTVPYMMSGGTDAKAFSRLGIRCFGFAPLRLPPDLDFAALFHGVDERVPVDALQFGARVLHQFLTHC; the protein is encoded by the coding sequence ATGCCCCCGCGTTGGCCCAAACCGAGTGCCGCGTCAGGTGGTAGGAAAGGGGACGTGACAAGACCCGAAGACGAAGTGGTCGATCTCGTCAGCAGCCTCATCAGGTTCGACACCTCCAATACCGGTGATCCGGACACCACCAAGGGCGAGGCCGAGTGCGCGCACTGGGTGGCCGCCCAACTCGAGGAAGTGGGCTACGAGACCGAGTACATCGAAGCGGGCGCACCGGGGCGCGGGAACGTGTTCGCCCGGCTGCCCGGCCGCGACCGCAGCCGCGGGGCGCTGCTGATCCACGGCCATCTCGACGTGGTGCCCGCCGAACCGGCCGACTGGAGCGTGCACCCGTTCTCCGGGGCCGTCGAGAACGGTTACGTGTGGGGCCGTGGCGCGGTCGACATGAAGGACATGGTCGGGATGACGCTGGCCGTCGCCCGGCATCTCAAGCGCGAGGGCATCGTCCCGCCCCGGGATCTGGTGTTCGCGTTCGTCTCCGACGAGGAGCACGGCGGCACCTACGGCTGCCAGTGGCTGGTCGACCACCGGCCCGATCTGTTCGAGGGCATCACCGAGGCGATCGGCGAGGTCGGCGGGTTCTCCCTGACGGTGCCCACCCGGGACGGCGGCGAGAAGCGGCTCTACCTCATCGAGACAGCCGAGAAGGGGCTGTCCTGGATGCGTCTGGAAGCCCGCGGGCGCGCCGGGCACGGCTCGATGGTGCACGACGACAACGCCGTCACCACCATCGCCGAAGCCGTGGCCCGGCTCGGCAAGCACCAGTTCCCGATCGTGCTCGCGCCGTCGGTGGCGGAGTTCCTCACCGCGGTGTCCGAGGAGACCGGTTACGAGTTCGATCTGGACTCCCCGGATCTGGACGGCACCATCGCCAAGCTCGGCGGGATCGCCCGCATCGTCGGTGCCACCCTGCGCGACACGGCCAACCCGACCATGCTCAAGGCCGGCTACAAGGCCAACGTCATCCCCGCCACGGCCGAGGCCATGGTGGACTGCCGGGTCCTGCCCGGCCGCAAGGAGGCCTTCGAGCGGGAGATCGACGAGCTGATCGGCCCGAACGTCACCCGGACCTGGGAACGCGACCTGCCCTCGGTGGAGACCACCTTCGACGGCGACCTGGTCGACGCGATGAACGCCGCGCTGTTGGCGGCCGACCCGGGTGCCCGCACCGTGCCCTACATGATGTCCGGAGGGACCGACGCGAAAGCTTTCTCCCGCTTGGGTATTCGCTGTTTCGGCTTCGCGCCGCTGCGGCTGCCGCCCGATCTGGATTTCGCCGCGCTGTTCCATGGTGTCGATGAACGGGTACCCGTGGACGCACTACAGTTCGGGGCGAGAGTCCTGCACCAGTTTCTTACCCACTGCTGA
- a CDS encoding YbhB/YbcL family Raf kinase inhibitor-like protein, giving the protein MSNSPYDNLPKLPTFTLTSESVTDGRPLNNEQVSGIMGAGGADVSPQLSWSGFPEETRSFAVTVYDPDAPTASGFWHWAVADLPASVTSLPADAGNGDPLPGGAVTLANDAGLKRFIGAAPPAGHGPHRYYIAVHALPVESLELPDGATPAYLGFNLFGKAIARAVIYGTYEQN; this is encoded by the coding sequence ATGAGCAATTCGCCGTATGACAACCTGCCGAAGCTCCCGACGTTCACCCTGACCTCCGAGTCGGTGACCGACGGCCGGCCGCTGAACAATGAGCAGGTCAGCGGAATCATGGGCGCCGGCGGTGCGGATGTGTCGCCGCAGCTGAGCTGGTCCGGTTTCCCCGAGGAGACCCGCAGCTTCGCCGTGACGGTCTATGACCCCGACGCGCCCACCGCTTCCGGGTTCTGGCACTGGGCGGTCGCCGACCTGCCGGCGAGCGTCACCTCGCTGCCCGCGGATGCCGGTAACGGCGACCCGCTGCCCGGTGGCGCCGTCACGCTGGCCAACGACGCCGGCCTCAAGCGCTTCATCGGCGCGGCCCCGCCGGCCGGGCACGGCCCGCACCGGTACTACATCGCCGTGCACGCGCTGCCGGTCGAGAGCCTCGAGCTGCCCGACGGGGCCACCCCGGCCTACCTCGGCTTCAACCTGTTCGGCAAGGCCATCGCCCGCGCCGTCATCTACGGCACCTACGAGCAGAACTAG
- a CDS encoding quinone-dependent dihydroorotate dehydrogenase: protein MYTLLRRMFFLVDPERIHTFVFAALRAATYFGVSRHALSRRLTPSDPILASTVLGVHFPGPLGLAAGFDKDGHGLRVWGPLGFGYAEVGTVTAQAQPGNPRPRLFRLPEDRALLNRMGFNNDGAARLALQLARHTPDVPIAVNIGKTKVTPPERAVEDYAESARLVGPLAAYLVVNVSSPNTPGLRDLQAVSALRPILAAVRAATSTPVLVKIAPDLSDSDIDEIADLAVELGLAGIVATNTTISRDGLRTPGVAELGAGGVSGAPVKERSLEVLRRLHARVGDRLVLISVGGIETADDAWERIVSGASLLQGYTGFIYGGGLWAKHLHDGIAERLRAGGFASLSDAVGSATR, encoded by the coding sequence ATCTACACCTTGTTGCGCCGGATGTTCTTTCTCGTCGATCCGGAACGTATCCACACCTTCGTGTTCGCCGCCCTGCGGGCGGCCACCTACTTCGGCGTGAGCCGCCACGCGCTGTCCCGCCGGCTCACCCCGAGTGACCCGATCCTGGCCAGCACGGTGCTCGGGGTGCATTTCCCCGGTCCGCTGGGCCTGGCCGCCGGGTTCGACAAGGATGGCCACGGACTGCGGGTGTGGGGCCCGCTGGGCTTCGGCTACGCCGAGGTCGGCACGGTGACGGCCCAGGCCCAGCCGGGCAATCCGCGGCCCCGACTGTTCCGCCTGCCCGAGGACCGGGCGCTGCTCAACAGGATGGGGTTCAACAACGACGGGGCCGCGCGGCTGGCTCTTCAGCTGGCCCGACACACCCCCGATGTACCGATCGCGGTGAACATCGGCAAGACCAAGGTGACCCCGCCCGAGCGCGCGGTCGAGGACTACGCCGAGAGCGCTCGCCTGGTGGGCCCGCTGGCGGCGTACCTGGTGGTCAACGTCAGCTCCCCGAACACGCCGGGTCTGCGCGATCTGCAGGCGGTGTCGGCCCTGCGTCCGATCCTGGCCGCGGTCCGGGCCGCCACCTCGACACCGGTGCTGGTCAAGATCGCCCCCGACCTGTCCGATTCCGATATCGACGAGATCGCGGATCTGGCAGTCGAATTGGGTTTGGCGGGCATCGTGGCCACCAACACCACGATCTCCCGGGACGGGCTGCGCACACCCGGTGTGGCCGAACTGGGCGCGGGCGGCGTCTCGGGAGCGCCGGTCAAGGAGCGGTCCCTGGAGGTGCTGCGTCGGCTGCACGCCCGGGTGGGTGACCGCCTGGTGCTGATCAGCGTCGGCGGCATCGAGACCGCCGACGACGCCTGGGAGCGCATCGTGTCCGGGGCCTCGCTGTTGCAGGGCTACACCGGGTTCATCTACGGCGGCGGGCTGTGGGCCAAGCACCTCCACGACGGGATCGCCGAGCGCCTGCGCGCCGGCGGGTTCGCGTCCCTGTCCGATGCGGTGGGCTCGGCGACCCGGTAG
- a CDS encoding DUF5703 family protein, with protein MSGVQRGRMPLGWAGELSDDYEWVPLRLPPDVTRLSASIRLSIEAEYRGWELTRVRLYTDGSRRVLLRRKKTALGDQPAL; from the coding sequence ATGAGCGGCGTCCAACGGGGACGGATGCCCCTGGGCTGGGCCGGTGAGCTGTCCGACGACTACGAATGGGTGCCGCTGCGGCTGCCCCCGGACGTGACCCGGCTGTCGGCCTCGATCCGGTTGTCGATCGAGGCCGAATACCGCGGCTGGGAGCTGACCCGCGTCCGGCTCTACACCGACGGCAGCAGGCGGGTGCTGCTGCGCCGCAAGAAAACCGCACTCGGGGATCAGCCGGCGCTGTGA
- a CDS encoding YncE family protein yields MDSPPPTITPASAAVSPPVSGTPDGVVRPLDTPGLAAVFDARTASLTVLGPADRLTVFGAMPRTVALPAPAQALTGDGAGHVYLAAKGGYQDVDVATGAVSRVDIAGQADTEFTAITRRADGRVVLGSADGALMTLGSGNSADSVSANLKIFARVDGLVAQGNSVVVLDRGQTSVTEVDDDGTKAEQALRAGEGATTIAADPAGRVLVADTRGGALMVYGTEPLILRQAYPVHNAPYGLAGSGTLTWVSQTATNTVVGYDLATGIPVEKVRYRTVQQPDHLAYDDASGTLYVVSGSGAGVQVIERAATR; encoded by the coding sequence ATGGATTCGCCACCACCGACGATCACACCGGCCTCCGCGGCGGTCTCGCCGCCGGTGAGCGGTACTCCGGACGGGGTCGTGCGGCCACTGGACACCCCGGGTCTGGCCGCCGTGTTCGATGCCCGAACCGCGTCGCTGACGGTGCTCGGCCCGGCCGACCGGCTGACGGTGTTCGGGGCGATGCCCCGCACCGTGGCGCTTCCTGCTCCGGCGCAGGCGTTGACCGGTGACGGCGCCGGTCATGTCTATCTCGCCGCCAAGGGTGGGTATCAGGACGTGGACGTCGCCACCGGCGCGGTGTCCCGTGTGGACATCGCCGGCCAGGCCGATACCGAGTTCACCGCCATCACCCGGCGCGCCGACGGGCGCGTGGTCCTGGGCAGCGCCGACGGCGCGCTGATGACCCTGGGCTCGGGGAACTCCGCCGATTCCGTCAGCGCGAACCTGAAGATCTTCGCCCGTGTCGACGGGTTGGTGGCGCAGGGGAATTCGGTGGTGGTGCTGGATCGCGGCCAGACCTCGGTGACCGAGGTGGACGACGACGGCACCAAGGCCGAGCAGGCGTTACGCGCCGGGGAGGGGGCCACCACCATCGCCGCCGACCCGGCCGGACGCGTGCTGGTCGCCGATACCCGAGGCGGCGCGCTGATGGTCTACGGGACCGAGCCGCTGATCCTGCGCCAGGCCTACCCGGTGCACAACGCCCCGTACGGCCTGGCCGGATCCGGCACACTGACGTGGGTGTCACAGACTGCCACCAACACCGTCGTTGGTTACGATCTGGCCACCGGAATACCTGTGGAGAAGGTGCGCTATCGAACCGTCCAGCAACCCGACCATCTGGCCTACGACGACGCGTCCGGCACCCTGTATGTGGTGTCCGGATCGGGAGCCGGTGTCCAGGTGATCGAGAGAGCTGCCACCCGATGA
- a CDS encoding undecaprenyl-diphosphate phosphatase — protein MSWLQVVVLSIVQGLTEFLPVSSSGHLAIVSEAFFGKDAGASFTAVIQIGTEIAVLIYFARDIGRILTAWFGGLFDAAKRTPDYWLGWWVILGTIPIGIAGLVFKHYIRDDIRNLWIIATALVVFSAVIAAAEHFGKQTRDIRQFTWKDSLIVGTSQALALIPGVSRSGVTISAGLFLGQKREAAARFGFLLAIPAVLASGLFSLPDAFHPEGAGQSATGLQLLVGTVIAFVIGYAAIAWFLRFLVRHSMYWFVGYRVIVGVTVLILLGTGVIAA, from the coding sequence GTGTCGTGGCTGCAGGTGGTCGTGTTGTCGATAGTCCAGGGTCTGACCGAGTTCCTGCCCGTGTCGTCCTCCGGGCATCTCGCCATCGTCTCCGAGGCCTTCTTCGGAAAGGACGCCGGCGCCTCGTTCACCGCCGTCATCCAGATCGGTACCGAGATCGCGGTCCTCATCTACTTCGCCCGCGATATCGGCCGCATCCTCACGGCCTGGTTCGGTGGTCTGTTCGACGCCGCCAAACGCACCCCCGACTACTGGCTGGGCTGGTGGGTGATCCTGGGCACCATCCCGATCGGGATCGCCGGCCTGGTGTTCAAGCACTACATTCGCGATGACATCCGCAACCTCTGGATCATCGCGACCGCCCTGGTGGTGTTCTCCGCGGTGATCGCCGCCGCCGAACACTTCGGCAAGCAGACCCGCGATATCCGGCAGTTCACCTGGAAGGACAGCCTGATCGTGGGCACCTCCCAGGCGCTGGCCCTGATTCCCGGGGTATCCCGGTCCGGCGTCACCATCAGCGCAGGGCTGTTCCTGGGGCAGAAGCGCGAAGCCGCCGCGCGATTCGGGTTCCTGCTCGCCATTCCCGCGGTGCTGGCCTCGGGGTTGTTCTCGCTGCCCGATGCGTTCCATCCCGAGGGCGCGGGGCAGAGCGCGACGGGGCTCCAGCTGCTGGTCGGCACCGTGATCGCCTTCGTGATCGGCTACGCCGCGATCGCGTGGTTCCTCAGATTCCTGGTCCGGCACAGCATGTACTGGTTCGTCGGGTACCGGGTCATCGTGGGCGTGACGGTGCTGATCCTGTTGGGCACCGGTGTGATCGCCGCATGA